A stretch of the Cucurbita pepo subsp. pepo cultivar mu-cu-16 chromosome LG16, ASM280686v2, whole genome shotgun sequence genome encodes the following:
- the LOC111776745 gene encoding myb family transcription factor APL-like has protein sequence MFHTTKKPSSMTPHDRPMCVQGDSGLVLTTDPKPRLRWTVELHERFVDAVTQLGGPDKATPKTIMRVMGVKGLTLYHLKSHLQKFRLGKQPHKEFNDQSIKDGMRASAMELQRNSGSSSTLMERSMNEMQLEVQRRLHEQIEVQRHLQLRIEAQGKYMQSILEKACQTLAGENMAVASTAAGPFKTTSNNMGTTSTNLVPDAAIKDFISPHPPHTFPPFQDMNNLFTSEPPPPPPPLIDCLKKPSPFISGAGKAPIFWPDDLRLQHLGTPSATLVPPPPSIGSPPDLDSLQLEMYESKPPPLSPLLVGNDAMNEKKFDASVKLEKPSPRQSSGHSDERVNNNNNGMPNNSNPTMSQPQGRNSSFG, from the exons ATGTTCCATACCACCAAGAAGCCCTCCTCTATGACTCCTCATGATAGGCCAATGTGTGTCCAAGGAGATTCTGGTCTCGTCCTCACCACCGACCCCAAACCCCGTCTCCGTTGGACCGTCGAGCTCCACGAGCGCTTCGTCGATGCTGTCACTCAGCTCGGAGGCCCTGATA AAGCCACTCCCAAGACGATCATGAGGGTCATGGGCGTCAAGGGCCTCACCCTCTACCATCTCAAGAGCCACCTCCAG AAGTTCAGGCTCGGGAAACAACCCCACAAGGAATTCAACGATCAATCGATAAAGGATGGCATGAGAg CTTCGGCCATGGAACTTCAAAGAAACAGTGGATCTTCTTCGACCTTAATGGAGCGTAGTATGAACGA AATGCAATTGGAAGTTCAGAGACGGCTGCATGAACAAATTGAG gtACAAAGACACCTTCAATTGAGAATTGAAGCTCAAGGCAAGTACATGCAAAGCATATTGGAGAAAGCTTGCCAAACCCTAGCCGGCGAAAACATGGCCGTCGCCAGCACCGCCGCCGGACCTTTCAAAACCACTTCCAACAATATGGGAACAACCAGTACCAACCTTGTTCCAGACGCCGCCATCAAAGACTTCATTTCACCTCATCCACCTCACACCTTCCCTCCTTTTCAAGACATGAACAACCTATTTACCTCCGAACCGCCACCGCCTCCGCCGCCTCTCATCGACTGCCTCAAGAAGCCTAGCCCCTTCATCTCAGGCGCCGGTAAGGCCCCCATTTTCTGGCCCGACGATCTCCGACTCCAGCACTTAGGAACCCCTTCAGCCACCTTAGTACCGCCGCCGCCTTCCATTGGCAGCCCACCGGACTTGGACTCTCTACAACTGGAAATGTATGAATCAAAACCGCCACCCCTGTCACCGCTGCTCGTTGGCAACGACGCGATGAATGAAAAGAAGTTCGATGCGTCGGTAAAGCTTGAGAAGCCGTCGCCACGGCAGTCGTCGGGACATTCCGATGAAAGggtgaataataataataatggtatGCCCAACAATAGTAACCCTACAATGTCACAGCCACAGGgaagaaattcttcatttggttaa